One genomic segment of Rhizorhabdus phycosphaerae includes these proteins:
- a CDS encoding SDR family oxidoreductase translates to MNDLDTLLSQRRAHWLVTGAAGFIGSHLVETLLRAGQHVRGLDNFATGHRHNLDDIRARVGEAAWANFSFIEGDIRDRATCAAAVEGIDHVLHQAALGSVPRSIADPLTTHDVNATGFANMIDAARLAGVGSFVFASSSSVYGDEPTLPKVEARVGRVLSPYALSKLHNELVAGIYARSYGFASTGLRYFNVFGPRQDPNGAYAAVIPRWTAAMIAGDEVVINGDGETSRDFCYVANAVQANLRAALSPQAGEARFLNVAYGERTTLNQLFGLLRDGLGTLGHAYDRAATHADFRAGDVRHSLADIGAALAAIGYAPTHSLGEGLREALPWYCGNAKVGQ, encoded by the coding sequence ATGAACGATCTCGACACGCTGCTTTCGCAACGCCGCGCGCACTGGCTGGTCACGGGGGCGGCGGGCTTCATCGGGTCGCATCTGGTCGAGACGCTGCTGCGCGCAGGCCAGCATGTGCGCGGCCTCGACAATTTCGCCACCGGGCATCGCCACAATCTCGACGACATCCGCGCGCGGGTCGGCGAGGCGGCCTGGGCGAACTTCTCCTTCATCGAGGGCGACATTCGCGACCGCGCGACCTGCGCCGCGGCGGTCGAGGGCATCGACCATGTGCTGCACCAGGCGGCGCTGGGATCGGTGCCGCGCTCGATCGCCGATCCGCTGACGACGCACGACGTCAACGCCACCGGCTTCGCCAACATGATCGACGCCGCGCGCCTGGCCGGCGTTGGCAGCTTCGTCTTCGCCTCTTCGAGCTCGGTCTATGGCGACGAGCCGACCCTGCCCAAGGTCGAGGCGCGGGTGGGGCGGGTGCTGTCGCCCTATGCGCTGTCGAAGCTGCACAATGAACTGGTCGCCGGTATCTATGCGCGCAGCTATGGCTTCGCCTCGACGGGGCTGCGCTATTTCAATGTCTTCGGCCCCCGTCAGGACCCGAACGGCGCCTATGCGGCGGTGATCCCGCGCTGGACCGCCGCGATGATCGCGGGCGACGAGGTCGTGATCAACGGCGACGGCGAGACGAGCCGCGACTTCTGCTATGTCGCCAATGCGGTGCAGGCCAATCTGCGCGCGGCGCTGTCGCCCCAGGCGGGCGAGGCGCGCTTCCTGAACGTCGCTTATGGCGAGCGGACCACGCTCAACCAGCTGTTCGGCCTGCTGCGCGACGGGCTGGGGACGCTCGGCCATGCCTATGACCGGGCCGCGACCCATGCCGATTTCCGCGCAGGCGATGTGCGCCATTCGCTCGCCGATATCGGCGCTGCGCTGGCTGCGATCGGCTATGCGCCGACGCACAGCCTGGGCGAAGGCCTGCGCGAAGCATTGCCTTGGTATTGCGGGAACGCCAAGGTGGGCCAATAG
- the phhA gene encoding phenylalanine 4-monooxygenase yields the protein MTTTASTPPAGAAADWTIPQGWERYTPAEHAMWDQLFARQAKLLQGRAAPEFLAGLDVLRMERPGIPNFEELSERLMALTGWQVLAVPGLVPDDIFFDHLANRRFVAGNFLRTPEQLDYLQEPDVFHDVFGHVPLLADPVFADYMQAYGRGGQRAGALGAIERLSRLYWYTVEFGLVRQAEGLRIYGAGIVSSHAESLFALDDASPNRIGFDLRRVMRTEYRIDDYQQNYFVIDSFEDLLRQTLETDFGPVYAQLSQESDIPIAAILPGDDVITHGTQAHALAASEAPAA from the coding sequence ATGACGACCACCGCCTCCACGCCGCCCGCCGGGGCCGCCGCCGACTGGACCATCCCGCAGGGCTGGGAGCGCTACACCCCGGCCGAACATGCGATGTGGGACCAGCTGTTCGCGCGGCAGGCGAAGCTGCTCCAGGGCCGCGCCGCGCCGGAGTTTCTGGCCGGGCTCGACGTGCTGCGGATGGAGCGGCCGGGCATCCCGAATTTCGAGGAACTGTCGGAGCGGCTGATGGCGCTGACCGGCTGGCAGGTGCTGGCGGTGCCCGGCCTCGTGCCCGACGACATCTTCTTCGACCATCTGGCGAACCGCCGCTTCGTGGCGGGCAATTTCCTCCGCACGCCCGAACAGCTCGACTATCTGCAGGAACCCGACGTGTTCCACGACGTGTTCGGCCATGTCCCGCTGCTCGCCGATCCGGTGTTCGCCGATTATATGCAGGCCTATGGCCGGGGCGGGCAGCGCGCCGGGGCGCTGGGCGCGATCGAGCGGCTGTCGCGGCTCTACTGGTACACGGTCGAGTTCGGGCTGGTGCGGCAGGCGGAGGGCCTGCGCATCTATGGCGCGGGGATCGTCTCCTCGCACGCCGAGTCCCTCTTCGCGCTCGACGACGCCTCGCCCAACCGGATCGGCTTCGACCTGCGCCGGGTGATGCGGACCGAGTACCGGATCGACGATTATCAGCAGAATTATTTCGTGATCGACAGCTTCGAGGATCTGCTGCGCCAGACGCTGGAGACCGATTTCGGCCCGGTCTATGCGCAGCTGTCGCAGGAAAGCGACATCCCGATCGCGGCGATCCTGCCCGGCGACGATGTGATCACGCACGGCACGCAGGCGCATGCCCTTGCCGCCAGCGAGGCTCCGGCCGCGTAA
- a CDS encoding alcohol dehydrogenase catalytic domain-containing protein, with protein MTMTIRAATLDRCGCSEAPFETSKPLRLAPLHLAAPRPGELLVRIEAAGLCHSDLSVINGDRPRPMPMALGHEACATVMGLGDAADMDFAIGDRVVLVFLPACGSCEECASGRGYLCPRGAAANGKGELLQGGCRLSRDGEPVHHHLGVSAFASHAVVDRRSAVKIDRDIPPEIAALFGCAVLTGVGAVWNSARLAPGETVTIWGLGGVGLAALLGAVAGGAIDICVVDPSPDKRALALELGAARAFAPDDAEALPRSQVVIETVGKAAVLAQAYAGAARGGRIATVGLPNPQEMLSIPAISLVAEGKTLIGSYMGDAIPARDIPRYIALWRAGRLPVERLLTSVSPLDDINLLMDRLAAGEAIRQIVLPGASPEDD; from the coding sequence ATGACCATGACCATAAGAGCGGCAACGCTCGACCGCTGCGGTTGCAGCGAAGCCCCGTTCGAGACGTCGAAGCCCCTGCGGCTTGCACCGCTTCATCTCGCAGCGCCGCGCCCAGGCGAGTTGCTCGTCCGGATCGAAGCGGCGGGGCTCTGCCATTCGGACCTGTCGGTGATCAACGGCGATCGCCCGCGCCCGATGCCGATGGCGCTGGGCCACGAAGCCTGCGCCACGGTCATGGGCTTGGGCGACGCAGCGGACATGGATTTCGCAATTGGCGACCGGGTGGTCCTCGTCTTCCTGCCCGCCTGCGGGTCGTGCGAGGAATGCGCGTCGGGACGCGGCTACCTCTGCCCGCGTGGGGCGGCCGCCAACGGCAAGGGTGAGTTGCTGCAGGGCGGATGCCGGCTGTCGCGGGACGGCGAGCCGGTCCACCATCATCTGGGCGTGTCCGCCTTCGCCAGCCATGCGGTCGTCGATCGCCGATCGGCGGTGAAGATCGACCGCGACATTCCGCCCGAGATCGCCGCTTTGTTCGGCTGCGCGGTGCTGACCGGGGTCGGCGCGGTGTGGAACAGCGCGCGCCTCGCGCCCGGCGAAACGGTGACCATCTGGGGGCTCGGCGGGGTCGGCCTCGCCGCCCTGCTCGGCGCGGTGGCGGGTGGCGCGATCGATATCTGCGTGGTCGATCCATCGCCCGACAAGCGGGCGCTGGCGCTCGAACTCGGCGCGGCGCGCGCCTTCGCGCCGGATGATGCCGAGGCACTCCCACGGTCGCAGGTGGTGATCGAGACGGTGGGCAAGGCGGCCGTCCTGGCCCAGGCCTATGCCGGCGCCGCGCGGGGCGGGCGCATCGCGACGGTCGGCCTGCCCAACCCTCAGGAGATGCTGTCGATCCCGGCGATCTCGCTGGTCGCGGAGGGCAAGACGCTGATCGGCAGCTATATGGGCGACGCCATTCCGGCGCGCGACATTCCCCGCTACATCGCGCTGTGGCGCGCCGGGCGGCTGCCGGTGGAGCGGCTGCTCACATCGGTCAGCCCGCTCGACGACATCAACCTGCTGATGGACCGGCTGGCGGCGGGCGAAGCGATCCGCCAGATCGTCCTGCCCGGCGCATCCCCCGAGGACGACTGA
- a CDS encoding agmatine deiminase family protein, with translation MSNYRQPAEWAPHDAVWIGFPSHPELWEDDLEPAQDEVVAFARAVHADGKGERVILVAADEASAERARELAGDAAEVIVEAFGDIWLRDSAPIIVRSEAGLAATDFGFNWWGGKYELPGDESIGARLAARTGFQTRRQDWVFEGGAIDVDGTGVAVTTEQCLLNPNRNPDLDRAAIEARLVDGLGIERLLWLGDGLLNDHTDGHVDNLARFVAPGTIAIPEPAGVDDPNAEVFADARARAEAFGLKVVAIPSPGAVESDGEIIPASYMNFYIGNAAVVVPLYGAPNDDAAVAAIAALFPGRTVTGFRADHILTGGGSFHCISQQIPSA, from the coding sequence ATGAGCAACTATCGCCAGCCCGCCGAATGGGCGCCGCACGACGCCGTCTGGATCGGCTTTCCCAGTCATCCCGAATTGTGGGAGGACGATCTCGAACCCGCGCAGGACGAAGTTGTCGCCTTCGCGCGCGCCGTTCATGCCGATGGCAAGGGCGAGCGCGTCATCCTCGTCGCCGCCGACGAGGCATCGGCCGAGCGCGCCCGCGAGCTGGCGGGCGATGCGGCCGAGGTGATCGTCGAGGCGTTCGGCGACATCTGGCTGCGCGACAGTGCGCCGATCATCGTCCGTTCGGAGGCCGGTCTCGCCGCGACCGACTTCGGCTTCAACTGGTGGGGCGGCAAATATGAACTGCCCGGCGACGAGAGCATCGGCGCCCGCCTCGCCGCGCGCACCGGTTTTCAGACGCGCCGGCAGGACTGGGTGTTCGAGGGCGGCGCGATCGACGTCGACGGCACCGGCGTCGCCGTGACGACCGAGCAATGCCTGCTCAACCCGAACCGCAACCCCGACCTCGACCGCGCGGCGATCGAGGCGCGGCTGGTGGACGGGCTGGGCATCGAGCGGCTGTTGTGGCTCGGCGACGGGCTGCTCAACGACCATACCGACGGCCATGTCGACAATCTCGCCCGCTTCGTGGCACCCGGCACCATCGCCATTCCCGAACCGGCCGGTGTGGACGATCCCAATGCCGAGGTCTTCGCCGACGCGCGCGCGCGGGCCGAGGCCTTCGGGCTGAAGGTGGTCGCCATCCCCTCGCCCGGCGCGGTGGAGAGCGATGGGGAGATCATCCCCGCCTCCTATATGAACTTCTACATCGGCAACGCCGCCGTGGTCGTGCCGCTCTATGGCGCACCGAACGACGATGCCGCCGTGGCCGCGATCGCCGCGCTGTTTCCGGGCCGGACGGTGACCGGCTTCCGCGCCGACCATATCCTGACCGGCGGCGGCAGCTTCCACTGCATCAGCCAGCAGATTCCGAGCGCATAA
- a CDS encoding TetR/AcrR family transcriptional regulator, protein MASGTRQDDKGSDRRRQILEIAAQLFARKGYRGTSMRDIGEQAGVLGGSLYHHIKSKDALFVELHNAALDAAEAKIAGEMALHSDPWAQLEAACGALLDLQLDPNSLTMPMMNDFREVPVEVRAALIERRDRFETLFRDLIDRLPLPADVDRSVYRNMLLVQLNSAADWYRPGRLTPRDIARQVALLFRHGDVPNG, encoded by the coding sequence ATGGCGTCGGGCACGCGACAGGACGACAAGGGCAGCGACCGCCGGCGGCAGATATTGGAGATCGCGGCGCAGCTGTTCGCGCGCAAGGGCTATCGCGGCACATCGATGCGCGACATCGGCGAGCAGGCGGGCGTGCTGGGCGGCTCGCTTTATCACCATATCAAGTCTAAGGACGCGCTGTTCGTCGAGCTGCACAATGCCGCGCTCGATGCGGCCGAGGCGAAGATCGCGGGCGAGATGGCGCTGCATTCGGATCCCTGGGCGCAGCTGGAGGCCGCCTGCGGGGCGCTGCTCGACCTGCAGCTCGATCCCAATTCGCTGACCATGCCGATGATGAACGATTTTCGCGAGGTGCCCGTCGAGGTGCGCGCCGCGCTGATCGAACGGCGCGACCGTTTCGAGACGCTGTTCCGCGACCTGATCGACCGGCTGCCGCTGCCCGCCGATGTGGACCGCTCGGTCTATCGCAACATGCTGCTGGTCCAGCTCAACTCGGCGGCGGACTGGTACCGGCCGGGCCGGCTGACCCCGCGCGACATCGCGCGACAGGTGGCGCTGCTGTTCCGCCATGGGGACGTGCCGAATGGGTGA
- a CDS encoding acyl-CoA thioesterase has protein sequence MDRTPLSPRPAYRHWTRIQTLWADNDIYGHVNNAVHYRWFDTAVNAWLIERGLLDIEKGNPIGLVVETACRYAASLAYPEVVEIGLAVEKIGTSSVTYRLGAFGAGKDEAAAQGRFTHVYVDRASRRPVPLPEDWRAAFGELLLD, from the coding sequence ATGGACCGCACGCCCCTTTCACCCCGCCCCGCTTATCGCCACTGGACGCGCATCCAGACGCTATGGGCGGACAATGACATCTATGGTCATGTCAACAATGCGGTCCATTATCGCTGGTTCGACACGGCGGTGAACGCCTGGCTGATCGAGCGCGGCCTGCTCGACATCGAGAAGGGCAATCCGATCGGCCTCGTGGTCGAGACGGCCTGCCGCTATGCGGCGTCGCTCGCTTATCCGGAGGTGGTCGAGATCGGGCTGGCGGTGGAGAAGATCGGGACGTCGAGCGTCACCTATCGGCTCGGGGCCTTCGGCGCCGGAAAGGACGAAGCGGCCGCGCAGGGCCGCTTCACCCATGTCTATGTCGACCGCGCCTCGCGGCGGCCGGTGCCGCTGCCCGAAGACTGGCGCGCGGCGTTCGGGGAGTTGCTGCTCGACTGA
- a CDS encoding acyl-CoA dehydrogenase C-terminal domain-containing protein: protein MQTYIPPIDDYKFLLTEVLGFDRAMGEMGKEVDADLAVAVLDEAGKMCAERLQPLNREGDEQGSRLIDGVVHTPEGYAEAYREFVAAGWASLSGDPAHGGQGLPFVLQLWLDEMISATNLSFGLFPGLTRGACEAIAAHASEELKARYLAPLVTGEWTGAMALTESGAGTDLALLKTRATPNGDDSYAVQGTKIFISSGDHDFGGNIVHLVLARLPDAPAGVKGISLFLVPKFLPDADGNFTVRNAMSVGALEKKMGIHAQPTCVMNYDGATGWLVGEPHRGLAAMFTMMNAERLMVGIQGLGIAGGAYQQAVAYARDRLQGRSADGARNPVSIVEHADVRRMLLNVRSFVEAGRALAGWTALQLDRAASHPDSGERAKADALVALLTPVVKAAFTDIGFEAAVQAQQVFGGHGYIREWGMEQFVRDARIAQIYEGTNGVQAMDLIGRKLTLAGGAVVDGYFDLIAAELAAVETAEARAMASRVADALTELRAITASVRGASVDVAGAAAVDYLRLFALVSMGWMWVRMVDAARSDEPLHAAKRGVGAYYVRRVLPQALGLAAAIREGADPIMDIPAEML, encoded by the coding sequence ATGCAGACCTATATTCCGCCGATCGACGACTATAAGTTCCTGCTGACCGAGGTGCTCGGCTTCGACCGCGCCATGGGCGAGATGGGCAAGGAGGTCGACGCCGACCTGGCCGTCGCCGTGCTCGACGAGGCCGGCAAGATGTGCGCCGAACGGCTCCAGCCGCTCAACCGCGAGGGCGACGAGCAGGGCAGCCGCCTGATCGACGGCGTCGTCCACACCCCCGAGGGCTATGCCGAGGCTTATCGCGAGTTCGTCGCGGCCGGCTGGGCGTCGCTGTCGGGCGATCCGGCGCATGGCGGGCAGGGGCTGCCCTTCGTGCTGCAGCTGTGGCTCGACGAGATGATCTCGGCGACCAACCTGTCCTTCGGCCTGTTCCCCGGCCTGACGCGCGGCGCCTGCGAGGCGATCGCGGCCCATGCCAGCGAGGAGCTCAAGGCGCGCTATCTGGCGCCGCTCGTCACCGGCGAATGGACCGGCGCGATGGCGCTGACCGAGAGTGGCGCCGGCACCGACCTGGCCCTGCTCAAGACGCGCGCCACGCCCAATGGCGACGACAGCTATGCGGTGCAGGGGACCAAGATCTTCATCTCCTCGGGCGACCATGATTTCGGCGGCAACATCGTCCACCTCGTCCTTGCGCGGCTGCCCGACGCCCCGGCGGGGGTGAAGGGGATCAGCCTGTTCCTCGTGCCCAAATTCCTGCCCGATGCCGACGGCAATTTCACCGTCCGCAACGCCATGTCGGTCGGCGCGCTCGAGAAGAAGATGGGCATCCATGCCCAGCCGACCTGCGTGATGAACTATGACGGCGCGACCGGCTGGCTGGTCGGTGAGCCGCATCGTGGCCTCGCCGCCATGTTCACGATGATGAACGCCGAGCGGCTGATGGTGGGCATCCAGGGCCTGGGCATTGCCGGCGGCGCCTATCAGCAGGCGGTGGCCTATGCGCGCGATCGTCTGCAGGGGCGCAGCGCCGATGGCGCCCGCAACCCGGTTTCGATCGTCGAACATGCCGACGTCCGACGCATGCTGCTCAACGTTCGCTCCTTCGTCGAGGCGGGCCGCGCGCTGGCGGGCTGGACCGCGCTCCAGCTCGACCGCGCGGCCTCGCATCCCGACAGCGGCGAGCGCGCCAAGGCCGATGCGCTGGTCGCGCTGCTGACCCCCGTCGTGAAGGCGGCCTTCACCGATATCGGCTTCGAGGCCGCGGTGCAGGCGCAGCAGGTGTTCGGCGGCCATGGCTATATCCGCGAATGGGGCATGGAGCAGTTCGTCCGCGACGCCCGCATCGCCCAGATCTACGAGGGCACCAACGGCGTGCAGGCGATGGACCTGATCGGCCGCAAGCTGACGCTGGCGGGCGGCGCGGTGGTCGACGGCTATTTCGACCTGATCGCGGCCGAACTGGCGGCGGTCGAGACGGCCGAGGCGCGCGCGATGGCGTCGCGGGTCGCCGATGCGCTGACCGAGTTGCGCGCGATCACGGCATCGGTGCGCGGCGCGTCGGTCGACGTCGCCGGGGCGGCTGCGGTCGATTATCTGCGCCTCTTCGCGCTCGTCTCGATGGGCTGGATGTGGGTCCGCATGGTCGATGCGGCGCGCAGCGACGAGCCGCTCCATGCCGCCAAGCGCGGCGTCGGCGCTTATTATGTGCGCCGCGTCCTGCCGCAGGCGCTGGGCCTTGCCGCCGCGATCCGCGAGGGCGCCGATCCGATCATGGATATTCCCGCCGAGATGCTCTGA
- a CDS encoding nucleotide sugar dehydrogenase gives MDKRVDGSRIAVVGLGYVGLPLAVALARHFPTVGIDIDQGRVAELRAGHDRTNEIDGPTLGASSLDYATDIAAGADADVIIVTVPTPVDQANDPDLRPVMSATRALAGILKPGRGTIVVYESTVYPGVTEDICGPEIERLSGLKRGTDFFLGYSPERINPGDREHTVDRITKVVAGENPQVLDRLCEVYGAVTTGGTFRAASIKVAEAAKVIENAQRDINIAFINEITQIFGKVGISVWDVLAAAGTKWNFLRFVPGLVGGHCIGVDPYYLSHLAQQLGHYPRVILAGRGINDGMGAWIADQIHERIGSGARVLVLGLTFKENVPDLRNSRVIDVVRRLEWLRHEVVIHDPLADAAEARHEYGVELAGDALSGSYDVVIGAVSHSDYAAMPADRLAALLKHNGLLADLKGMWRDVATPESVRRWTL, from the coding sequence ATCGATAAGCGGGTGGATGGAAGCCGGATCGCGGTCGTCGGTCTGGGCTATGTGGGCTTGCCTCTGGCGGTCGCGCTCGCGCGGCATTTCCCGACCGTGGGGATCGACATCGACCAGGGCCGCGTCGCCGAGCTGCGCGCCGGGCACGACCGCACCAACGAGATCGACGGGCCGACGCTGGGCGCATCCTCGCTCGACTATGCCACCGACATCGCCGCCGGCGCCGATGCCGACGTCATCATCGTCACCGTGCCGACCCCGGTCGACCAGGCGAACGACCCCGATCTGCGCCCCGTCATGTCGGCGACCCGCGCGCTGGCGGGCATATTGAAGCCCGGCCGCGGCACGATCGTGGTCTATGAGAGCACCGTCTATCCCGGCGTGACCGAAGACATCTGCGGGCCCGAGATCGAGCGCCTGTCGGGCCTGAAGCGCGGCACCGACTTCTTCCTCGGCTACAGCCCCGAGCGGATCAATCCCGGCGACCGCGAACATACGGTCGACCGCATCACCAAGGTCGTCGCGGGCGAGAATCCGCAGGTCCTCGACCGGCTGTGCGAGGTATATGGCGCGGTCACCACCGGCGGCACCTTCCGCGCGGCCTCGATCAAGGTCGCCGAGGCGGCGAAGGTGATCGAGAACGCCCAGCGCGACATCAACATCGCCTTCATCAACGAGATCACCCAGATTTTCGGCAAGGTCGGCATCTCGGTGTGGGACGTGCTGGCGGCGGCGGGGACCAAGTGGAACTTCCTCCGCTTCGTGCCGGGTCTGGTCGGCGGCCACTGCATCGGCGTCGATCCCTATTATCTCAGCCATCTGGCGCAGCAACTCGGCCATTATCCGCGCGTGATCCTGGCCGGGCGCGGCATCAACGACGGCATGGGCGCCTGGATCGCCGACCAGATCCACGAGCGCATCGGCAGCGGCGCGCGCGTCCTCGTCCTGGGCCTCACCTTCAAGGAAAATGTCCCCGACCTGCGCAACTCGCGCGTGATCGATGTCGTCCGCCGGCTGGAGTGGCTGCGGCACGAGGTGGTGATCCACGACCCGCTCGCCGACGCGGCCGAGGCGCGGCACGAATATGGGGTCGAGCTGGCCGGCGACGCGCTGTCGGGCAGCTATGACGTGGTGATCGGCGCGGTGTCGCACAGCGACTATGCCGCGATGCCCGCCGACCGGCTGGCCGCGCTGCTCAAGCACAATGGCCTGCTCGCCGACCTCAAGGGCATGTGGCGCGACGTCGCGACCCCGGAGAGCGTCCGCCGCTGGACGTTGTAG
- a CDS encoding putative quinol monooxygenase: protein MTIARVYTMHAKEGMSAEMEAALNHLIDGVTAIDGSHGAELLRDAGNDRRFILIEKWESIEAHKAGAEAFKKIDTSALMAAIDGPPDGAYFDYLVRQ, encoded by the coding sequence ATGACGATCGCGCGAGTCTATACGATGCACGCCAAGGAAGGCATGTCCGCCGAAATGGAGGCGGCGCTCAACCATCTGATCGACGGCGTGACCGCGATCGACGGCTCGCATGGCGCTGAACTGCTCCGCGACGCGGGCAATGACCGGCGCTTCATCCTGATCGAGAAGTGGGAGAGCATCGAGGCGCACAAGGCCGGCGCGGAGGCCTTCAAGAAGATCGACACGTCGGCGCTCATGGCGGCGATCGACGGCCCGCCCGACGGTGCCTATTTCGACTATCTCGTCCGGCAATAA
- a CDS encoding Lrp/AsnC family transcriptional regulator: MSEIVQIDAIDRRILAELQADAAISHADLAQRVGSSSASVWRRIRAMESAGLLNGAIRTVDAARLGYGVNVICNIRVRSHSAEDRASFESFVRSRPEILECFSMSGEWDYLLRVVARDVADYEAFLMRTLLNHPSVATASSHFALSLTKHVTALPV, from the coding sequence ATGAGTGAAATCGTTCAGATCGATGCGATCGACCGCCGCATCCTGGCTGAGCTCCAGGCCGACGCCGCGATCAGCCACGCCGATCTGGCGCAGCGCGTCGGAAGCTCCTCCGCCTCGGTCTGGCGCCGCATCCGCGCGATGGAGAGCGCCGGCCTACTGAACGGCGCGATCCGCACCGTCGACGCGGCGCGGCTGGGCTATGGCGTCAACGTGATCTGCAACATCCGCGTCCGCAGCCACAGCGCCGAAGACCGCGCGAGCTTCGAAAGCTTCGTCCGCTCCCGGCCCGAGATATTGGAATGCTTCTCCATGTCCGGCGAATGGGACTATCTCCTCCGCGTCGTCGCGCGCGACGTGGCGGATTATGAGGCCTTCCTGATGCGGACGCTGCTCAACCATCCGTCGGTGGCGACGGCGTCATCGCATTTCGCGCTGTCGCTGACGAAGCATGTGACGGCTTTGCCGGTGTGA
- the aguB gene encoding N-carbamoylputrescine amidase: protein MTKIKVAALQLAFSDDIDENIAEVSNLVREAAGKGAQVILPPELFEGHYFCRVEDEGLFARAKPTAEHKAVTAMQALAAELKIHIPTSFFEADGPHHYNSLAMIDPDGRVQGVYRKSHIPDGPGYEEKFYFRPGNTGFKVWPAEDTTVGVGICWDQWYPETARAMMLMGAQVLFYPTAIGNEPHDPDLDTSRLWRRAMIGHAVSNVVPVVAANRIGTEDGQTFYGHSFICDERGDLLAEFGATETGVLVAELDIDLAKRHRAAFGFFRDRRPELYGRLAQDI from the coding sequence ATGACCAAGATCAAGGTGGCGGCGCTCCAGCTCGCCTTCTCCGACGACATCGACGAGAACATCGCCGAAGTGTCGAATCTCGTCCGCGAGGCGGCGGGCAAGGGCGCGCAGGTCATCCTGCCGCCCGAGCTGTTCGAGGGCCATTATTTCTGCCGGGTCGAGGACGAAGGCCTGTTCGCGCGCGCCAAGCCCACGGCCGAACACAAGGCCGTCACGGCGATGCAGGCGCTGGCGGCCGAGCTGAAGATCCATATCCCGACCAGCTTCTTCGAGGCCGACGGCCCGCATCATTATAACAGCCTCGCGATGATCGATCCCGACGGGCGGGTGCAGGGCGTCTATCGCAAGAGCCACATCCCCGACGGCCCCGGCTATGAAGAGAAATTCTACTTCCGCCCGGGCAATACCGGCTTCAAGGTCTGGCCGGCCGAGGACACGACCGTCGGCGTCGGCATCTGCTGGGACCAATGGTATCCGGAGACGGCGCGCGCGATGATGCTGATGGGCGCGCAGGTCCTCTTCTACCCGACCGCGATCGGCAATGAGCCGCACGACCCCGATCTCGACACCAGCCGCCTGTGGCGTCGGGCGATGATCGGCCATGCGGTGTCGAACGTCGTGCCGGTTGTCGCCGCAAACCGGATCGGGACCGAAGACGGCCAGACCTTCTACGGCCACAGCTTCATCTGCGACGAGCGCGGCGATCTGTTGGCCGAATTCGGCGCGACCGAGACCGGGGTTCTCGTCGCGGAACTGGACATCGATCTGGCCAAGCGCCACCGTGCGGCCTTCGGCTTCTTCCGCGACCGGCGTCCCGAACTCTACGGCCGCCTCGCGCAGGATATCTGA
- a CDS encoding enoyl-CoA hydratase-related protein, whose product MTEHIRADRADRVLVLSFARPDKKNAITLAMYDALTAHLAEAARDETIGAVLFRGDGTMFSAGNDLLDFAKVAGAGQVPENAPRFIDAIAAFPKPVIAAVQGRAVGIGTTMLLHCDHVLLTEDALLTAPFVGLGLVPEAGSSLLLTARLGHARAMAMFALGEAIDAQAALTAGIANRLVAADALDAEALTAAQAFAALPAQAFAQTKRLMRDGAALASRIAEENKAFGERLRSAETAKIVAARMGAIGAKV is encoded by the coding sequence ATGACCGAACATATCCGCGCCGACCGTGCCGACCGCGTCCTCGTCCTCAGCTTCGCGCGGCCCGACAAGAAGAACGCCATCACCCTGGCGATGTACGACGCGCTGACTGCGCATCTGGCCGAGGCCGCGCGGGACGAGACGATCGGCGCCGTCCTGTTCCGCGGCGACGGCACGATGTTCAGCGCGGGCAACGACCTGCTCGACTTCGCCAAAGTCGCCGGCGCGGGCCAGGTGCCGGAAAACGCCCCCCGCTTCATCGACGCCATCGCCGCCTTCCCCAAGCCGGTGATCGCCGCCGTCCAGGGCCGCGCCGTGGGCATCGGCACGACGATGCTGCTCCACTGCGACCATGTGCTGCTGACCGAAGACGCCCTCCTCACCGCGCCCTTCGTCGGGCTGGGCCTGGTGCCCGAAGCCGGCTCCAGCCTCCTCCTGACCGCCCGCCTCGGCCACGCCCGCGCGATGGCGATGTTCGCCCTGGGCGAAGCGATCGACGCGCAGGCGGCCCTGACCGCCGGCATCGCCAACCGCCTCGTTGCGGCGGATGCGCTGGACGCCGAGGCACTCACGGCGGCGCAGGCCTTCGCGGCCCTGCCGGCCCAGGCCTTCGCCCAAACCAAACGCCTGATGCGCGACGGCGCGGCGCTGGCAAGCCGGATCGCGGAGGAGAACAAGGCGTTCGGCGAGCGGCTGCGGTCGGCCGAGACGGCGAAGATCGTGGCGGCGCGGATGGGAGCGATTGGTGCGAAAGTGTAA